DNA from Fusobacterium sp.:
CTATATAGGAATAAGAGTTAAAGATGATATCTATATAGAAAAAAGATTTTTCAATGGAGATAGAATGAAAATCAGAGAAAGAGCAGTTTCTCAAAGTCTTTTTAGTCTGATAAAAATATTAGATAAAGGAGAGTATGATGAGTAGTATAGGAGAAAGAATAAAGAAAAGTAGAAACGAGAGAGGACTTTCTTTAAGAGAGTTAGCTTCCAAAGTGGACTTATCTGCTAGCTTTTTATCTCAAATAGAGCAGGGAAAAGCTTCTCCTTCCATTGAAAATTTAAAAAAAATAGCTAATTCATTAGATGTAAAAGTAAGCTATCTTATTGAAGATGAAGAAGAAGCTAGAAATATGGAAGTTGTTAAAAAAGATGAGAGAAAATATATAGAAAGTATAGATTCAAACACTAAAATGGCTCTTCTTACAACATCAAATATTGATAAGACAATGGAACCTATTCTTTATGAAA
Protein-coding regions in this window:
- a CDS encoding helix-turn-helix domain-containing protein translates to MSSIGERIKKSRNERGLSLRELASKVDLSASFLSQIEQGKASPSIENLKKIANSLDVKVSYLIEDEEEARNMEVVKKDERKYIESIDSNTKMALLTTSNIDKTMEPILYEIGPNGESGRSFYTHNGEEFIFIIEGKLDVYIDETVYSLNEGDSLYFKSSQKHRFKNTTDKLTKAIWVVNPPTF